One genomic region from Actinocatenispora thailandica encodes:
- a CDS encoding alpha/beta hydrolase encodes MRPRRGRLALALLSAVLLAAPAANAVLDGPATPAAAAAPSGTAAWRADPRRLPDPVTATPAAVHAALAGAPGSLATRYPEVVGELDGAPVALRYRANRAAMAATGAPYAGWRGRYLLFDPRGDGRVAQVFGDLSTADRIAVLVPGVDDRLANFHRGLGGKAYRSPAVQAANLYRAAGGRIAVVAWLGYQTPHGVGIDAARERLAATGAVALRRFVAGLTALRPSATIALLGHSYGSTVIGLAARYLPGQVTDIAVFGSPGMGVGTAKALHSTARVWAGQSRHDWIRYVPGLRLFGFGHGRKPADPAFGARVFPTADVSDHDHYLAPGTESLDALARIASGIGSPGRVQLAAAAGRTGGAA; translated from the coding sequence CCTCGACGGGGACGGCTGGCGCTGGCGTTGCTCAGCGCGGTGCTGCTCGCGGCACCGGCGGCGAACGCGGTACTGGACGGGCCGGCGACGCCGGCCGCGGCGGCGGCACCGTCCGGTACCGCGGCGTGGCGGGCGGATCCGCGGCGGCTGCCCGACCCGGTGACCGCGACGCCGGCAGCGGTGCATGCGGCGCTGGCGGGCGCGCCCGGCTCCCTCGCGACCCGGTATCCGGAGGTGGTCGGCGAGCTGGACGGGGCGCCGGTCGCGCTGCGGTACCGGGCGAACCGGGCGGCGATGGCCGCGACCGGCGCGCCCTACGCGGGCTGGCGGGGACGCTACCTGCTGTTCGATCCGCGCGGGGACGGCCGGGTCGCGCAGGTGTTCGGTGACCTGTCCACCGCGGATCGGATCGCCGTGCTGGTACCGGGCGTCGACGACCGGCTGGCCAACTTCCACCGGGGTCTCGGCGGCAAGGCGTACCGGTCGCCGGCGGTGCAGGCGGCGAACCTGTACCGGGCCGCGGGCGGCCGGATCGCGGTGGTCGCCTGGCTCGGGTACCAGACGCCGCACGGGGTCGGCATCGACGCGGCGCGGGAACGGTTGGCCGCGACCGGTGCGGTGGCGCTGCGCCGGTTCGTCGCCGGGCTGACCGCGCTGCGCCCCAGCGCGACGATCGCGCTGCTCGGGCACAGCTACGGGTCGACCGTCATCGGCCTCGCCGCGCGGTACCTGCCGGGGCAGGTCACCGACATCGCGGTGTTCGGCAGCCCGGGGATGGGCGTCGGTACCGCCAAGGCGTTGCATTCCACCGCCCGGGTCTGGGCCGGGCAGTCCCGGCACGACTGGATCCGGTACGTGCCCGGGCTGCGGCTGTTCGGCTTCGGGCACGGCCGCAAGCCGGCGGACCCGGCGTTCGGCGCCCGGGTCTTCCCGACCGCCGACGTCAGCGACCACGACCACTACCTCGCCCCGGGCACCGAATCGCTGGATGCGTTGGCGCGCATCGCCAGCGGCATCGGCTCGCCGGGTCGCGTGCAGCTCGCGGCGGCGGCCGGCCGGACGGGGGGTGCGGCATGA
- a CDS encoding acyltransferase family protein — MSTTELPRAATGAGPVPGSETAGTRAKWRGWAGRLEAATPAHRDRTVDALRALAMLGVVLGHWLVSALVADPARPGVLTNHSPLSGWPAAAPVSWLLQLLGPFFFAGGYAAARGSRGRAALPWLAGRLRRLVLPVLALAAVFVPVAAVLPAAGVPGPTRQVVWSLVSHPLWFLLVYLLLTALTPVLRRLTIQCGLWWLLPLVGLVGLIDTMRPGGLPGWLTITVVPVGWAVPYTLGIALAERKLTDRAGAVLLPAGVLAGAALIAAGYPASAVGVPGDGWSNLDPPSLFTLALAAAQLGLFLVLRRRLARLLRRPAVWAPIAVLNLAAMTIFCWHQSALLAVSFAGLPFGPVPGLLSPVGADWFALRLLWLPAFAAVLVGCCLVFHRVETLGARRPAVSR, encoded by the coding sequence ATGAGTACCACCGAGCTGCCCAGGGCGGCGACCGGGGCCGGCCCGGTACCGGGCTCGGAAACTGCTGGTACGAGGGCGAAGTGGCGCGGTTGGGCGGGTCGGCTCGAGGCGGCGACGCCGGCGCACCGGGACCGGACGGTCGATGCGTTGCGGGCGCTCGCGATGCTCGGCGTGGTCCTCGGGCACTGGCTGGTGTCCGCACTGGTCGCCGACCCGGCCCGGCCCGGCGTGCTGACCAACCACAGCCCGCTGTCCGGGTGGCCGGCGGCCGCGCCGGTCAGCTGGCTGCTGCAGCTGCTCGGGCCGTTCTTCTTCGCCGGTGGCTACGCGGCGGCCCGGGGCAGTCGCGGCCGGGCGGCGCTGCCGTGGCTGGCCGGCCGGTTGCGCCGGTTGGTACTGCCGGTGCTGGCGCTCGCTGCCGTGTTCGTCCCGGTGGCGGCGGTGCTGCCGGCCGCCGGGGTACCCGGGCCGACCCGCCAGGTGGTCTGGTCGCTGGTGTCGCACCCGCTCTGGTTCCTGCTGGTCTACCTGCTGCTCACCGCGCTCACGCCGGTACTGCGCCGCCTGACCATCCAATGTGGACTGTGGTGGCTGCTGCCGCTGGTGGGCCTGGTCGGCCTGATCGACACCATGCGGCCGGGCGGGCTGCCGGGCTGGCTCACGATCACCGTGGTGCCGGTGGGCTGGGCGGTGCCGTACACGCTGGGCATCGCGCTGGCCGAGCGGAAGCTCACCGACCGGGCCGGTGCGGTGCTGCTGCCGGCCGGCGTGCTCGCCGGTGCCGCCCTGATCGCCGCGGGGTACCCGGCGAGCGCGGTGGGCGTACCCGGCGACGGTTGGTCGAACCTGGACCCACCGTCGCTGTTCACGCTGGCGCTGGCCGCCGCGCAGCTCGGCCTGTTCCTGGTGCTGCGCCGGCGGCTGGCCCGGCTGCTGCGGCGACCGGCGGTGTGGGCGCCGATCGCGGTGCTCAACCTGGCCGCGATGACGATCTTCTGCTGGCACCAGAGCGCGCTGCTCGCGGTCAGCTTCGCCGGGCTGCCGTTCGGCCCGGTACCGGGGCTGCTGAGCCCGGTCGGTGCCGACTGGTTCGCCCTCCGGCTGCTCTGGCTGCCCGCGTTCGCGGCCGTACTGGTCGGCTGCTGCCTGGTCTTCCACCGCGTCGAGACGCTCGGTGCCCGGCGCCCGGCGGTGAGCCGCTGA
- a CDS encoding MMPL family transporter: MARVGRFCARHGWWVAAAWLVLLVGATVGNRLAGGTYSDDFQIPNSPAQQGANLLQAHDAAAGGQSGQLVFTVGHGTVADHRSQVETATHDVGALSHVLSASDPLSSGTTSKDGRTAYSTVHFDVNPSTLGSSYVDSVDRAVSGARAAGVHVDYGGVLGQAARPKANDALSEAIGMGVAVVVLLLGFGSVYAAGLPILSALAGVGTGIGVLGLVAATTTFASVSPTLAVMIGLGVGIDYALFLTTRYRQYVMDGMDPVEAVGRTSAHSGRSVLVAAVTVIIAMIGLYASGIGFIGKLGLAAAIAVAVAALAAITLVPALLGLAGRRIDRLWVRRPVAESGAGGAATGWHRYARRVSRHPWRFLGAGLAVLVVLAIPMFSMTLGHVDAGADPTSYTDRRAYDAISDAFGPGANGPLTVVVQPAAGKSASSLATPVGDALHKTAGVASVSSPTTTPDGALLVTTVVPTTGPQDAATDQLLHHLTDDVLPSALQGTGAQSSITGTLPANLDFRDQVSAQLPVIIGVVIGAAFLLLTSSFRSPVLALKAAVLNLFSIGAAYGVIVAVFQWGWGGALLGVAEKVPIESYVPMMMFAIVFGLSMDYEVFLLSHIRERWLATGDNRRSVAEGLAATARVISCAALIMTSVFLAFLLSSNVVVKMLALGLGVSVLIDATLIRLVVVPATMFLFGPANWWLPRWLDRLLPNIEAEPAPEPPEALPGGEPAPESA, encoded by the coding sequence ATGGCGCGCGTGGGCCGGTTCTGCGCGCGGCATGGCTGGTGGGTCGCCGCCGCCTGGCTGGTGCTGCTGGTCGGTGCCACGGTCGGCAACCGGCTGGCCGGCGGCACGTACTCCGACGACTTCCAGATCCCGAACTCACCGGCCCAGCAGGGCGCGAACCTGCTCCAGGCGCACGACGCGGCGGCCGGCGGCCAGTCCGGCCAGCTGGTGTTCACCGTCGGGCACGGCACCGTCGCCGATCACCGGTCCCAGGTCGAGACCGCCACGCACGACGTCGGCGCGCTGTCCCACGTGCTGTCCGCGAGCGATCCGCTCTCGTCCGGCACGACGTCGAAGGACGGCCGGACCGCCTACTCCACGGTCCATTTCGACGTGAACCCGTCGACGCTCGGCAGCTCGTACGTCGACTCGGTCGACCGGGCGGTGTCGGGTGCCCGCGCCGCCGGGGTGCACGTCGACTACGGCGGGGTGCTCGGCCAGGCCGCCCGGCCCAAGGCGAACGATGCGCTCTCCGAAGCCATCGGCATGGGCGTGGCGGTGGTCGTGCTGCTGCTCGGCTTCGGCAGCGTCTACGCGGCGGGGCTGCCCATCCTGTCCGCGCTGGCCGGCGTCGGTACCGGGATCGGGGTGCTGGGGCTGGTCGCCGCCACGACCACCTTCGCGTCGGTGTCGCCGACGCTCGCCGTGATGATCGGGTTGGGTGTCGGCATCGACTACGCGCTGTTCCTGACCACCCGTTACCGGCAGTACGTGATGGACGGGATGGATCCGGTCGAGGCCGTCGGCCGGACCTCGGCGCACAGCGGACGTTCGGTGCTGGTCGCGGCGGTGACCGTGATCATCGCGATGATCGGGCTGTACGCCTCCGGCATCGGCTTCATCGGCAAGCTCGGGTTGGCCGCCGCGATCGCCGTCGCGGTCGCCGCGCTGGCCGCCATCACGCTGGTACCGGCCCTGCTCGGGCTGGCCGGCCGGCGCATCGACCGGCTGTGGGTGCGCCGGCCGGTCGCCGAGTCCGGGGCGGGCGGCGCGGCGACCGGCTGGCACCGCTACGCCCGGCGGGTCAGCCGGCACCCGTGGCGCTTCCTGGGCGCCGGGCTGGCCGTCCTCGTCGTCCTCGCCATCCCGATGTTCTCGATGACCCTCGGCCACGTCGACGCCGGCGCCGACCCGACCTCCTACACCGACCGGCGGGCGTACGACGCGATCAGCGACGCCTTCGGCCCCGGCGCCAACGGCCCGCTGACCGTCGTCGTGCAGCCGGCGGCCGGGAAGTCCGCCTCCTCGCTCGCCACCCCGGTCGGCGACGCGTTGCACAAGACCGCCGGTGTGGCGTCGGTGTCGTCGCCGACGACCACCCCGGACGGGGCCCTGCTGGTGACCACCGTGGTACCGACCACCGGGCCGCAGGACGCTGCCACCGACCAGCTGTTGCACCATCTCACCGACGACGTCCTGCCGTCCGCGCTGCAGGGCACCGGCGCGCAGTCCTCCATCACCGGCACGCTGCCGGCCAACCTGGACTTCCGCGACCAGGTGTCCGCCCAGCTACCGGTGATCATCGGGGTGGTGATCGGCGCCGCCTTCCTGCTGCTGACGAGCAGCTTCCGCAGCCCCGTCCTGGCGCTCAAGGCGGCCGTGCTGAACCTGTTCTCGATCGGCGCCGCGTACGGCGTGATCGTGGCCGTGTTCCAGTGGGGCTGGGGCGGAGCGCTGCTGGGCGTGGCGGAGAAGGTGCCGATCGAGTCGTACGTACCGATGATGATGTTCGCCATCGTGTTCGGCCTGTCGATGGACTACGAGGTGTTCCTGCTCTCGCACATCCGGGAACGCTGGCTGGCGACCGGCGACAACCGCCGCAGCGTCGCCGAGGGGCTCGCCGCGACCGCCCGGGTGATCAGCTGCGCCGCGCTGATCATGACCAGCGTGTTCCTGGCGTTCCTGCTCTCCAGCAACGTGGTGGTCAAGATGCTGGCGCTGGGCCTCGGCGTCAGCGTGCTCATCGACGCGACCCTGATCCGCCTGGTCGTGGTACCGGCCACGATGTTCCTGTTCGGTCCGGCCAACTGGTGGCTGCCCCGCTGGCTCGACCGGCTGCTGCCGAACATCGAGGCGGAGCCGGCGCCGGAACCGCCGGAGGCCCTGCCCGGTGGCGAGCCGGCGCCGGAGTCCGCGTGA
- a CDS encoding inositol monophosphatase family protein, protein MTDLSVPLEDIAVRAARGVGDPLRAAFAQAQQPSYKRDHHDLVTEHDRRTEQVLRAELLGAWPDSAVLGEEGGASGHGTVRWLVDPIDGTANFALGLPFFAVSIGAVVDDRLVAGVIYDVMRDTAFSATLHGAYRDGEPLRSTGPATDAQNVLITSYPGPGTLAAGRGVAEYTTLLREFGAVRRMGSTALALAYVAAGAGCAYAYGIHPWDVAAGALIVQQAGGRYLPLPADTERPWEAPGYLAVNGDFDLPGSCLTELLPRMLPGSAGPAAP, encoded by the coding sequence ATGACCGATCTGTCCGTACCGCTGGAGGACATCGCCGTTCGCGCCGCGCGCGGCGTCGGTGACCCGCTGCGGGCCGCGTTCGCGCAGGCCCAGCAGCCCAGCTACAAGCGGGACCACCACGACCTGGTCACCGAGCACGACCGGCGCACCGAGCAGGTACTGCGGGCCGAACTGCTCGGCGCCTGGCCGGACTCGGCGGTGCTCGGCGAGGAGGGCGGCGCCAGCGGGCACGGCACGGTGCGGTGGCTGGTCGACCCGATCGACGGGACCGCCAACTTCGCCCTCGGGCTGCCGTTCTTCGCGGTGTCGATCGGCGCGGTGGTCGACGACCGGCTGGTCGCCGGGGTGATCTACGACGTGATGCGGGACACCGCGTTCTCCGCGACGCTGCACGGCGCGTACCGGGACGGCGAGCCGCTGCGCTCCACCGGCCCGGCGACCGACGCGCAGAACGTGCTGATCACCTCGTACCCGGGGCCCGGCACGCTGGCCGCCGGCCGCGGCGTCGCGGAGTACACCACGCTGCTGCGCGAGTTCGGCGCGGTGCGGCGGATGGGGTCGACCGCGCTGGCCCTGGCGTACGTGGCGGCCGGCGCCGGCTGCGCCTACGCGTACGGCATCCACCCGTGGGACGTGGCAGCCGGTGCGCTGATCGTGCAGCAGGCCGGCGGGCGGTACCTGCCGCTGCCGGCTGACACCGAGCGGCCGTGGGAGGCGCCCGGGTACCTCGCCGTCAACGGCGACTTCGACCTGCCCGGCTCCTGCCTGACCGAGTTGCTTCCCCGGATGCTGCCCGGTTCGGCGGGCCCGGCGGCGCCCTGA
- a CDS encoding glycerophosphodiester phosphodiesterase, with protein sequence MFDSTPAVLGHRGLGKGTVAGLAENTMASYRAAIELTDWLELDVQRCADDELMVYHNPATPDGVFVLEQTADELAGKGVLRFADVLAELPTEVGLDIDVKTPVEDAVAAPDRRTAALVAPVLAAELSRRRLFATAFDPSLLVELKEAVPGLATCLVHWLAYPLGPAIAAAAGLGADLVGLHADSFGPSSLQPDPAIQYDHGYAVEVAHRAGLEVLVWCPAADRAPALAKAGVDALCVNDIPGVLAAVG encoded by the coding sequence ATGTTCGACTCCACCCCGGCCGTGCTGGGCCATCGCGGCCTCGGCAAGGGCACCGTCGCCGGCCTGGCCGAGAACACCATGGCCTCGTACCGGGCCGCGATCGAGCTGACCGACTGGCTGGAACTGGACGTGCAGCGCTGCGCGGACGACGAGCTGATGGTCTACCACAACCCGGCCACTCCGGACGGGGTGTTCGTGCTGGAGCAGACCGCGGACGAACTGGCCGGGAAGGGCGTGCTGCGGTTCGCCGACGTGCTCGCCGAACTGCCCACCGAGGTCGGCCTCGACATCGACGTCAAGACGCCGGTCGAGGACGCGGTCGCCGCGCCGGACCGGCGCACCGCGGCGCTGGTGGCGCCGGTACTGGCCGCCGAGCTGTCCCGGCGCCGGCTGTTCGCGACCGCGTTCGACCCGTCGCTGCTGGTCGAACTGAAGGAGGCGGTACCGGGGCTGGCGACCTGCCTGGTGCACTGGCTGGCGTACCCGCTCGGGCCGGCGATCGCCGCGGCGGCCGGCCTCGGCGCCGACCTCGTCGGCCTGCACGCCGACTCGTTCGGCCCCAGCTCGCTGCAACCGGACCCGGCGATCCAGTACGACCACGGCTACGCGGTCGAGGTCGCGCACCGCGCGGGTCTGGAGGTACTGGTGTGGTGCCCGGCCGCGGACCGCGCGCCGGCGCTCGCCAAGGCCGGGGTCGACGCGCTGTGCGTGAACGACATCCCCGGCGTGCTGGCCGCCGTCGGCTGA
- the crtI gene encoding phytoene desaturase family protein, with translation MRTVPGRTDRVVVVGAGLGGLAAAIRLAGAGRAVTVLERADGPGGRAGLLRRNGFRFDAGPTVLTAPQLIGDTLAAVGERLDDWLTLTRLDPAYRAHFPDGSTLDVRTDTAAMAGEIAALCGPREADGYLRFADYARRLYRIEWRDFIDRNFDRPTDLLTANLARLVAAGGFRSLDAKIGQFFRDPRTRRIFSFQALYAGVAPHRALALYAVISYLDTVAGVYFPRGGLAAVARAMAGVAVKHGVDLRYGTEVTGIERRAGRATGVTTAGGQRFAADAVVLNPDLPVAYRELLGRPPRRLRYSPSCVLLHLGATAAYRGAAHHNVHFGRSWRPVFDDVIERGVPMRDPSLLITNPSRTDPTLAPAGQHTYYLLAPAPNLAHRNRIDWADFGPRYADRLLSTAESMGYVGLSAAVTERVVVTPADWAAAGMAAGTPFAAAHTFGQTGPLRPGNLAPGLSNVVFVGSGTQPGVGVPMVLVSGRLAAERITGPAPGRR, from the coding sequence GTGAGGACGGTACCGGGGCGCACCGACCGGGTGGTGGTCGTCGGCGCCGGGCTGGGCGGGCTGGCGGCGGCGATCCGGCTGGCCGGCGCGGGCCGGGCGGTGACCGTACTGGAACGGGCCGACGGGCCCGGCGGCCGGGCGGGCCTGCTGCGCCGCAACGGTTTCCGGTTCGATGCCGGGCCGACGGTGCTGACCGCCCCGCAGCTGATCGGCGACACGCTCGCCGCGGTCGGCGAACGGCTCGACGACTGGCTCACGCTGACCCGGCTGGATCCGGCCTACCGGGCGCACTTTCCGGACGGGTCCACGCTGGACGTCAGGACCGACACCGCTGCGATGGCCGGCGAGATCGCGGCGCTGTGCGGGCCCCGGGAGGCGGACGGCTACCTGCGGTTCGCCGACTACGCGCGCCGGCTGTACCGGATCGAGTGGCGCGACTTCATCGACCGCAACTTCGACCGGCCCACCGACCTGCTGACGGCCAACCTGGCGCGGCTGGTCGCCGCCGGTGGGTTCCGCAGCCTCGACGCGAAGATCGGCCAGTTCTTCCGCGACCCGCGGACCCGCCGGATCTTCTCGTTCCAGGCGCTGTACGCGGGGGTCGCGCCGCACCGGGCGCTCGCGCTCTACGCGGTCATCTCGTACCTGGACACCGTCGCCGGGGTGTACTTCCCGCGCGGCGGCCTGGCCGCGGTGGCGCGGGCGATGGCCGGCGTGGCGGTCAAGCACGGCGTCGACCTCCGGTACGGCACCGAGGTGACCGGGATCGAACGGCGCGCCGGGCGGGCCACCGGGGTCACCACCGCTGGCGGGCAGCGGTTCGCCGCCGACGCGGTGGTGCTCAACCCGGACCTGCCGGTCGCGTACCGCGAGCTGCTGGGCCGGCCGCCGCGCCGGTTGCGGTACTCGCCGTCCTGCGTGCTGCTGCACCTCGGGGCGACGGCCGCGTACCGCGGTGCCGCGCACCACAACGTCCACTTCGGACGGTCCTGGCGGCCGGTGTTCGACGACGTGATCGAGCGCGGGGTACCGATGCGTGACCCGTCGCTGCTGATCACCAACCCGAGCCGCACCGACCCGACGCTCGCCCCGGCCGGGCAGCACACCTACTACCTCCTGGCGCCCGCGCCGAACCTCGCGCACCGGAACCGGATCGACTGGGCCGACTTCGGCCCCCGCTACGCCGACCGGCTGCTGTCCACCGCGGAGTCGATGGGGTACGTGGGACTGTCGGCCGCGGTGACCGAGCGGGTGGTGGTGACGCCGGCCGACTGGGCCGCGGCCGGGATGGCCGCCGGTACCCCGTTCGCGGCGGCGCACACCTTCGGCCAGACCGGCCCGTTGCGGCCGGGGAACCTGGCGCCGGGCCTGTCCAACGTGGTGTTCGTCGGGTCCGGCACCCAGCCCGGGGTCGGCGTGCCGATGGTACTGGTCTCCGGCCGGCTCGCCGCCGAACGCATCACCGGCCCGGCGCCGGGTCGGCGATGA
- a CDS encoding lycopene cyclase family protein, with protein MTAPATAVDVALVGGGGAAHCLLHALAGAGVALSVAVLDPVSHQGNDRTWCFWDRGTSPVEPAVRRRWPALRVVGPDGVAHQLAPVSYAMVRSADFYRLVRDRCAAGGLDVRWLSTAVHAVRPAGDLVRLATDAGELTARWVFDSRPRPPDRPGATTLLQHFRGRWLVGARLDRSAATLMDFTVPQPESGLAFGYLLPVDERRALVEYTVFSRSRLASEEYDVALSRLCDRLGVGTATVESTEDGVIPMTDGGFARRAAPRVYRLGTAGGATRPATGYTFATMLRQATVVAARLAAGVEPVPPRPYPVRHLRYDAILLRAVDRGLVDGRRLFTDLLTRHPPARILGFLDGTSTRRDEARILAGTPIPAMMRATAGWLAGTVRR; from the coding sequence ATGACCGCCCCGGCCACCGCGGTCGACGTCGCGCTGGTCGGCGGCGGCGGGGCGGCGCACTGCCTGCTGCACGCGCTCGCCGGGGCCGGTGTCGCGCTCTCCGTCGCGGTGCTGGATCCCGTGTCGCACCAGGGAAACGACCGCACCTGGTGTTTCTGGGACCGCGGTACCAGCCCGGTCGAGCCGGCGGTGCGCCGGCGCTGGCCGGCGCTGCGGGTCGTCGGCCCGGACGGGGTGGCACACCAGCTGGCGCCGGTCTCGTACGCGATGGTCCGGTCGGCCGACTTCTACCGGCTGGTGCGGGACCGGTGCGCGGCGGGCGGCCTGGACGTGCGCTGGCTGTCGACGGCCGTGCACGCGGTACGGCCGGCCGGTGACCTGGTCCGGCTGGCCACCGACGCGGGCGAGCTGACCGCGCGCTGGGTGTTCGACTCCCGGCCGCGGCCGCCGGACCGGCCGGGCGCGACGACGCTGCTGCAACACTTCCGCGGTCGCTGGCTGGTCGGCGCCCGGCTCGACCGGTCCGCGGCGACCCTGATGGACTTCACCGTGCCGCAGCCGGAGTCGGGGCTGGCCTTCGGCTACCTGCTACCGGTGGACGAGCGGCGCGCGCTGGTCGAGTACACCGTGTTCTCCCGGTCCCGGCTGGCATCCGAGGAGTACGACGTCGCGCTGTCCCGGCTGTGCGACCGGCTCGGCGTCGGCACCGCGACGGTCGAGTCCACCGAGGACGGGGTCATCCCGATGACCGACGGCGGGTTCGCCCGCCGGGCCGCACCGCGGGTGTACCGGTTGGGTACCGCCGGCGGCGCGACCCGGCCAGCGACCGGGTACACGTTCGCCACCATGCTGCGGCAGGCGACGGTGGTGGCGGCGCGGCTCGCCGCCGGGGTCGAGCCGGTGCCGCCCCGCCCGTACCCGGTGCGGCACCTGCGCTACGACGCGATCCTGCTGCGGGCGGTCGATCGTGGCCTGGTGGACGGCCGGCGGCTGTTCACCGACCTGCTGACGCGGCACCCGCCGGCACGCATTCTCGGCTTCCTGGACGGCACCTCGACCCGGCGGGACGAGGCGCGGATCCTGGCCGGTACGCCGATTCCCGCGATGATGCGGGCCACCGCCGGCTGGCTGGCCGGTACCGTCCGCCGCTGA
- a CDS encoding Pr6Pr family membrane protein, whose product MGTELALRRAGRAWHGALAVLLTAALVAQVVLVCTGGDGDTEVSVTARLVRTFSFFTIQSNLLVLADCLVRAVRPDADGTLRRVLRLDALLGITVTGLVFALVLAGDSHPTGLAWWLNLMFHYAAPPIAVVGWLLFGPRRRIDPGSLGLALIWPLLWIGYTLGHGAVSGWYPYPFLTVTDLGYPVALRNLAFVVILGLVLLAAFAGLDRLLARSRWTGGTAVAEPAAALPEPDTAGD is encoded by the coding sequence ATGGGAACCGAGCTCGCGCTGCGCCGCGCCGGGCGTGCCTGGCACGGCGCGCTCGCGGTACTGCTCACGGCCGCGCTGGTCGCGCAGGTCGTGCTGGTGTGCACCGGAGGGGACGGCGACACCGAGGTGTCGGTCACGGCCCGGCTGGTGCGCACGTTCAGCTTCTTCACCATCCAGAGCAACCTCCTGGTGCTCGCCGACTGCCTCGTCCGGGCGGTACGGCCGGACGCCGACGGAACGCTGCGCCGGGTGCTCCGGCTCGACGCGCTGCTCGGCATCACCGTGACCGGCCTGGTGTTCGCGCTGGTCCTGGCCGGTGACAGCCACCCGACCGGGCTGGCCTGGTGGCTGAACCTGATGTTCCACTACGCGGCGCCGCCGATCGCCGTGGTGGGCTGGCTGCTGTTCGGCCCGCGCCGCCGGATCGACCCCGGCTCGCTCGGGCTCGCGCTGATCTGGCCGCTGCTGTGGATCGGCTACACGCTCGGGCACGGTGCGGTGAGCGGCTGGTACCCCTATCCGTTCCTGACCGTCACCGACCTCGGCTACCCGGTGGCGCTGCGGAACCTCGCGTTCGTGGTGATACTCGGGCTGGTCCTGCTCGCCGCCTTCGCCGGGCTCGACCGGCTCCTCGCCCGCAGCCGCTGGACCGGCGGTACCGCCGTGGCGGAACCCGCCGCGGCGCTGCCGGAGCCGGACACCGCCGGCGACTGA
- a CDS encoding DUF664 domain-containing protein gives MLDFHRATLVWKCSGLTDAELRRRPLASELSLLGLLRHLQGAERYWFGVRLGGTAPAFHPYRMYRTGQGEEWYDEADPTPAGEVYADYLTACDESRAVYQRLGEADLDRIVDNDEFGPASVRFVLLHMVEEYARHVGHADLLREAIDGTTGE, from the coding sequence ATGCTCGACTTCCACCGGGCGACGCTGGTGTGGAAGTGCAGCGGGTTGACCGACGCCGAGCTGCGCCGGCGGCCGTTGGCGTCCGAGCTGAGCCTGCTCGGGCTGCTGCGCCACCTGCAGGGCGCCGAGCGGTACTGGTTCGGGGTGCGGCTGGGCGGCACCGCACCGGCGTTCCACCCGTACCGGATGTACCGGACCGGGCAGGGCGAGGAGTGGTACGACGAGGCGGATCCGACGCCGGCCGGCGAGGTGTACGCCGATTACCTCACCGCCTGCGACGAGTCCCGGGCGGTGTACCAGCGGCTCGGCGAGGCCGACCTGGACCGGATCGTCGACAACGACGAGTTCGGGCCGGCGAGCGTCCGGTTCGTGCTGTTGCACATGGTCGAGGAGTACGCCCGCCACGTGGGTCACGCCGACCTGCTGCGCGAGGCGATCGACGGCACCACCGGCGAGTGA
- a CDS encoding alpha/beta fold hydrolase produces the protein MTTTHVLPTKGAEITYDVHGPLPTADGRPPLVMIGQPMDASGFAALAAQFPDRTVVTYDPRGLGRSTRSDGRVDQIPQTQAADVHALIGALDAGPVEMFASSGGAVTALALVATYPNDVTTLVAHEPPMIPVLPDAAAAARAADAWRSAYRQRGFGAGMAGFIAMTSWQGEFTDEYFAQPAPDPAAFGMPTEDDGSRDDPLLSDRSLAITEYRPDVEALTAAPTWVIIAVGEESAGTFTARTAAATAALLGQPATVFPSHHGGFTGGDHPYAGQPAAFARRLREVLVTG, from the coding sequence ATGACGACGACACACGTGCTTCCCACCAAGGGCGCCGAGATCACCTACGACGTGCACGGGCCGCTGCCCACCGCGGACGGCCGGCCGCCACTGGTCATGATCGGCCAGCCGATGGACGCCTCCGGGTTCGCCGCGCTGGCCGCGCAGTTCCCGGACCGCACCGTCGTCACCTACGACCCGCGCGGCCTCGGCCGCAGCACCCGCTCCGACGGCCGGGTCGACCAGATCCCGCAGACTCAGGCGGCCGATGTGCACGCGCTGATCGGTGCGCTCGACGCCGGGCCGGTCGAGATGTTCGCCAGCAGCGGCGGCGCGGTGACCGCACTGGCGCTGGTCGCGACGTACCCGAACGACGTGACCACGCTCGTCGCGCACGAGCCGCCGATGATCCCGGTCTTGCCGGACGCTGCCGCCGCGGCACGGGCCGCCGACGCCTGGCGCTCGGCGTACCGGCAGAGGGGGTTCGGCGCCGGGATGGCCGGATTCATCGCGATGACCTCGTGGCAGGGCGAGTTCACCGACGAGTACTTCGCCCAGCCGGCTCCCGATCCGGCCGCGTTCGGGATGCCCACTGAGGACGACGGCAGCCGGGACGACCCGCTGCTGTCCGACCGGTCGCTGGCGATCACCGAGTACCGGCCGGACGTCGAGGCGCTGACCGCGGCGCCGACCTGGGTGATCATCGCGGTCGGCGAGGAGTCCGCCGGCACCTTCACCGCCCGTACCGCAGCGGCCACCGCGGCGCTGCTCGGCCAGCCGGCCACCGTCTTCCCCAGCCACCACGGCGGCTTCACCGGCGGCGACCACCCCTACGCCGGCCAGCCCGCCGCGTTCGCCCGCCGGCTCCGTGAGGTCCTCGTCACCGGCTGA